A genomic window from Heptranchias perlo isolate sHepPer1 unplaced genomic scaffold, sHepPer1.hap1 HAP1_SCAFFOLD_244, whole genome shotgun sequence includes:
- the dcaf11 gene encoding DDB1- and CUL4-associated factor 11 yields MGLAQLELGLGGGGGARSPGEGEPGDGGRGRGSRRGGGEEEAARRRRPGGSASAGSGGGRREDQDQEEDVNLAEVLAYLLRRGQVRLVHGGGATGLQLVQAYSDSDEDSDSAWDGCLGDRYHPPVDMTPDTREIDASEIKTQIQLATGTLVTSPTRNVTRLLRQREHGLCCNGSFSHGECSRVTSQYLPNHMSHIDSFTQKAFCWYLL; encoded by the exons ATGGGGCTCGCGCAGCTCGAGCTCGGgctcggcggcggcggcggcgctcGGTCCCCGGGTGAGGGGGAACCGGGAGACGGCGgccgggggagagggagcaggcgaGGCGGCGGTGAGGAGGAGGCGGCGCGGCGGCGGCGGCCGGGCGGGTCCGCCAGCGCGGGGAGCGGCGGCGGCAGGAgggaggatcaggatcaggaggaggacgtGAACCTGGCCGAGGTGCTGGCCTACCTCCTCCGCAG gGGTCAGGTGAGGCTGGTGCACGGTGGCGGGGCGACAGGCCTGCAGTTAGTCCAGGCGTATTCCGATTCAGACGAGGACAGTGACAGCGCGTGGGATGGGTGCCTCGGAGATCGCTACCACCCGCCAG TTGACATGACCCCTGACACTCGTGAGATCGATGCCAGTGAAATTAAAACCCAGATCCAACTGGCCACCGGGACGCTGGTGACCAGCCCCACCCGCAACGTCACCCGGCTCCTGCGACAG AGAGAGCACGGGCTGTGTTGCAATGGAAGTTTCTCCCACGGAGAGTGCTCCCGCGTCACATCGCA ATACCTCCCGAACCACATGTCGCACATCGACTCCTTCACGCAGAAAGCCTTCTGCTGGTATTTACTCTGA
- the LOC137310339 gene encoding zinc finger protein 135-like, which yields MEGESADRSPDKPHACSVCGRGFSRSPTLERHMGSHTGEGRYQCGDCGKGFRQPYKLSRHVSSHTGEEPCECGDCGKAFSCPSELAVHRRSHTGERPFGCSDCGKRFRSSSQLLKHRRTHSGERPFTCSACGKRFAQSSDLLKHERIHTGERPFACSVCGRGFAQSYSLLIHQRIHTGERPFACSVCGRGFARSSDQLKHQRLHTGERPFTCSECGRGFTQSSKLLTHRRVHTGERPFTCPACGKGFTQSSALMKHQRIHSGERPFACSVCGQRFTEACHLLTHQRVHTGERPFPCSVCGKGFARTANLLKHQRIHTGERPFVCSECGKGFTQSSKLAVHKRVHADERPFSCSVCGKGFTQSSALLRHQRVHTGERPFPCSVCGKGFARSSTLRKHQRVHAGK from the coding sequence ATGGAAGGAGAGAGCGCCGATCGCAGCCCGGACAAACCACACGCGTGTTCCGTGTGTGGACGAGGATTCAGCCGATCGCCCACCCTGGAGAGGCACATGGGCAGCCACACCGGGGAGGGACGGTATCAGTGTGGGGACTGCGGGAAGGGGTTCCGACAGCCGTACAAGCTGTCGAGGCACGTGAGCAGCCACACCGGGGAGGAGCCGTGTGAATGCGGGGACTGCGGGAAGGCATTCAGTTGTCCCTCCGAGCTGGCAGTTCATCGGCGCagccacaccggggagaggccgttcggcTGCTCCGACTGCGGGAAGAGGTTTCGGAGCTCGTCCCAGCTGCTGAAGCACCGGAGAACGCACAGCGGAGAgcggccgttcacctgctccgcgtGCGGGAAGAGATTCGCTCAGTCGTCCGACTTGCTGAAACACGAGAggattcacaccggggagaggccgttcgcctgctccgtgtgcgggaggGGATTCGCTCAGTCGTAcagcctgctgatacaccagaggattcacaccggggagaggccgttcgcctgctccgtgtgcgggaggGGATTCGCTCGGTCGTCCGACCAGCTGAAACACCAGCGTctccacaccggggagaggccgttcacctgctccgagtGCGGGAGGGGATTCACTCAGTCGTCCAAGCTGCTGACGCACCGGCGGGTTCACACCGgcgagagaccgttcacctgcccggcctgcgggaagggattcactcagtcgtcGGCCCTGATGAAACACCAGAgaattcacagcggggagaggccgttcgcctgctccgtgtgcgggcaGCGATTCACTGAGGCGTGCCACCTGCTGACGCACCAGCGGgtccacaccggggagaggccgttcccctgctccgtgtgcgggaaggggttcGCCCGGACAGCCAATCTGCTGAAGCACCAGAgaattcacaccggggagaggccgttcgtcTGCTCCGAGTGCGGGAAGGGGTTCACTCAGTCGTCCAAGTTGGCGGTACACAAGCGAGTTCACGCCGatgagaggccgttctcctgctccgtgtgcgggaaggggttcACTCAGTCGTCggccctgctgagacaccagcgggtccacaccggggagaggccgttcccctgctccgtgtgcgggaagggattcgctcgttCGTCCACCCTGCGGAAACACCAGCGGGTTCACGCCGGGAAGTAG